One window of Planctomycetia bacterium genomic DNA carries:
- a CDS encoding IS66 family transposase — MDHGRLNPDDLLATLAEKESLLCEKDGVIALQQEQIAAQQVALDQAREQLALLKKALFGPRRERYTPSPDQQLLFGVLPLETTPSEAETAESAAVATPENPTPKPPRKPRRKFVIPDFLPVRREDHPLPDEQRPCGCCGGEWVVIATRVTKQIELEPAQAYVVEHVRYTYACSGCRAGDQVVTTAKPPVPIDKSPFGASVLAWIVSAKFERHLPTYRHQEMLIGPLGVWLSRPLLWKLLAGTAQCLKPIVSLGLDEILKSFVVQVDETPVRYLGGVPGKSSQGYLFGYAGDAAHQFLYYDFRPTRSREGPREVLADFRGVLQTDGHSAYESLVKEFSERLIPAGCWMHTRRKFDEALATTSHPLVNETLARIQLLYDIDDRSKSLSFDERRTLHQRESRSVVDRLFASWDDALPTLRPTTKLAGAITYALNRRADLTRFFDEGRIQLDTGHLERSIRPVAIGRKNFLFFGSLRGGQTAAVLYSVVQSARLYHLDVTAYLTDILRELPAINPTDTGAIRPLLPDLWAKAHPEHILASREAELQEATARRRRRRAQRRQMLSIS; from the coding sequence ATGGATCACGGACGGTTGAATCCTGATGACCTGCTTGCGACGCTTGCGGAGAAGGAGTCTCTCCTCTGCGAGAAGGATGGGGTGATTGCCTTGCAGCAGGAGCAGATTGCTGCGCAGCAAGTAGCCCTCGATCAGGCTCGCGAGCAACTGGCGCTGCTCAAGAAGGCTCTGTTCGGTCCGCGTCGCGAGCGCTACACGCCCTCGCCCGACCAGCAGCTTCTGTTTGGGGTGCTCCCCTTAGAAACAACGCCCTCGGAAGCGGAGACGGCCGAGTCTGCCGCAGTAGCCACCCCAGAGAATCCAACGCCCAAGCCCCCACGCAAGCCGCGCCGTAAGTTTGTCATTCCCGACTTTCTGCCGGTGCGCCGCGAAGATCATCCGCTTCCCGACGAGCAGCGGCCTTGCGGTTGTTGCGGCGGAGAGTGGGTCGTGATTGCCACGCGAGTTACCAAGCAGATCGAACTCGAACCGGCGCAAGCCTACGTCGTCGAACATGTGCGGTACACCTATGCTTGTTCCGGTTGCCGGGCCGGGGATCAAGTCGTCACGACGGCGAAACCGCCGGTTCCTATCGATAAAAGCCCGTTCGGCGCGAGCGTGTTGGCCTGGATCGTGTCGGCCAAGTTCGAGCGCCACTTGCCAACGTATCGCCATCAAGAGATGCTGATCGGTCCACTCGGAGTCTGGTTGTCGCGGCCCCTGTTGTGGAAACTGCTCGCGGGCACGGCACAGTGCCTCAAGCCAATTGTCTCGCTCGGGCTGGACGAGATTCTCAAGAGCTTCGTCGTGCAGGTCGACGAAACACCCGTGCGGTATCTCGGTGGCGTGCCTGGCAAATCATCGCAAGGGTACTTATTCGGCTACGCAGGTGACGCCGCACATCAATTCCTATACTACGACTTCCGGCCTACCCGCAGCCGCGAGGGTCCGCGAGAGGTGCTGGCAGATTTTCGCGGCGTCCTGCAGACCGACGGACATTCGGCTTACGAATCGCTGGTAAAGGAATTCTCGGAGCGGTTGATCCCGGCCGGCTGCTGGATGCACACGCGCCGCAAGTTCGACGAGGCCCTGGCCACGACCAGTCATCCGCTCGTCAACGAGACGCTGGCCCGAATCCAGTTGCTGTACGATATCGACGATCGGAGCAAGAGTCTTTCGTTCGACGAGCGCCGCACGCTACACCAACGCGAGTCGCGGTCAGTGGTCGATCGGCTGTTCGCCAGTTGGGACGACGCCTTGCCAACGTTGCGGCCCACGACGAAGCTGGCCGGGGCCATCACCTATGCCTTGAACCGCCGGGCGGACCTGACTCGGTTCTTCGACGAGGGACGAATTCAGCTCGATACGGGCCATCTGGAACGCTCGATCAGGCCGGTCGCCATTGGTCGGAAGAACTTTTTGTTTTTCGGAAGTCTGCGCGGCGGACAAACCGCGGCGGTGCTGTATTCGGTCGTGCAGAGTGCCAGGTTGTACCATCTCGACGTGACCGCCTACCTGACCGACATTCTGCGCGAGCTTCCGGCGATCAACCCCACGGACACCGGCGCCATCCGCCCGCTGCTGCCCGATCTTTGGGCCAAGGCGCACCCAGAACACATCCTCGCCTCGCGCGAAGCGGAACTTCAGGAAGCCACGGCCCGGCGCCGGCGTCGCCGCGCCCAACGCCGTCAGATGCTGTCGATCAGTTAA